One segment of Spiroplasma kunkelii CR2-3x DNA contains the following:
- a CDS encoding YfcC family protein, giving the protein MDVKKKKKFKFKLPTAFTILLGITLLIIIISWIPGTTGSWKDADDELHNGGPAGIFDLFLAPMQGFKSKVDVIVFILVLGGFLGIVIESKALDAGIGRLVAKMKGREIWIIPIVMFLFSVGGTTYGMGEETIALYPVIIPVLLSAGFDVLTAVMAILFGAGIGCIGSTLNPFVIQVAADAAGVSDLTSTTGIIWRAVSWLLLTAGVISFVVWYALRVRRIPGKSPLFDKKDFYEAEFAIIDDLPAYNGKRKAIMAIFMISFVLMIFLLIGWDKFGIPVFVNFTKLVSEHAPFIANFFAPLGQWSFMEISALFFIASIIIALINWKGEEKYVNSFISGSSDILSVCLVIAFAAGIGFIMTNTGMQNKLVSGLSTPMSTLGKTGFIMVAFFFFLIISFVIPSSSGFAQTVFPILGPVANGVATGLTSGTITAFSFANGIINLISPTSAILMAALSISKVPYGSFIKASWPLIVGIVVATIILLGIGTLLPISNTSPLLSMQVE; this is encoded by the coding sequence ATGGATGTAAAAAAGAAAAAAAAGTTTAAATTTAAATTGCCAACAGCATTTACAATTTTATTAGGAATTACGCTCTTAATTATTATTATCTCTTGAATTCCAGGAACAACTGGTTCATGAAAAGATGCTGATGATGAACTTCATAATGGTGGACCTGCGGGAATTTTTGACTTATTTTTAGCTCCGATGCAAGGATTTAAAAGTAAAGTTGATGTTATTGTCTTTATTTTAGTTTTAGGAGGTTTCTTAGGCATCGTTATTGAATCAAAAGCATTAGATGCTGGGATTGGGCGTTTAGTAGCAAAAATGAAAGGCCGTGAAATTTGAATTATTCCAATTGTAATGTTTTTATTTTCAGTTGGTGGCACAACTTATGGAATGGGGGAAGAAACAATCGCCTTATACCCAGTTATTATTCCTGTTTTATTATCTGCTGGTTTTGATGTGCTAACAGCAGTAATGGCAATTTTATTTGGTGCTGGAATTGGTTGTATTGGTTCAACATTAAATCCATTTGTTATCCAAGTTGCTGCTGATGCTGCTGGTGTGTCTGATTTAACATCAACAACAGGAATTATTTGAAGAGCCGTGTCATGATTATTATTAACAGCAGGTGTAATTTCATTTGTTGTTTGATATGCGTTACGTGTTCGTCGTATACCAGGGAAATCACCATTATTTGATAAAAAAGATTTTTATGAAGCAGAATTTGCAATTATTGATGATTTACCAGCATACAATGGTAAACGTAAAGCAATTATGGCGATTTTTATGATTAGTTTTGTCTTAATGATTTTTTTATTAATTGGATGGGATAAATTTGGAATTCCTGTCTTTGTTAATTTTACAAAATTAGTTAGTGAGCATGCCCCATTTATTGCTAATTTCTTTGCTCCATTAGGGCAATGATCATTTATGGAAATTTCAGCATTATTCTTTATTGCATCAATTATTATTGCATTAATTAATTGAAAAGGAGAAGAAAAATACGTTAATAGTTTTATTAGTGGTTCATCTGATATTCTATCTGTTTGCTTGGTTATTGCCTTTGCAGCTGGGATTGGGTTTATTATGACAAATACTGGAATGCAAAACAAATTAGTTAGTGGATTATCTACACCAATGTCAACATTAGGGAAAACAGGCTTTATTATGGTAGCCTTCTTCTTCTTCCTAATTATCTCATTTGTAATTCCATCTAGTTCAGGATTTGCCCAAACTGTTTTCCCAATTTTGGGTCCTGTTGCTAATGGGGTAGCAACGGGTTTAACATCAGGAACAATTACTGCCTTTTCATTTGCAAATGGAATTATTAATTTAATTTCACCAACAAGTGCAATTTTAATGGCAGCGTTATCAATTTCAAAAGTTCCTTATGGTAGCTTTATAAAAGCATCATGACCATTAATTGTTGGAATTGTTGTTGCAACAATTATTTTGTTAGGAATTGGAACTTTATTACCAATTTCAAACACTAGTCCTTTATTATCAATGCAAGTTGAGTAA
- a CDS encoding S1 RNA-binding domain-containing protein, with amino-acid sequence MYVKGKKVFAKVTNITPFGAFCELKNAAGLIHISEISDYYVRDIKEFVNIGDNVEVEVLDYDPVKKQVKLSYKNCRPELLKKNNSQIQETGVGFQMLSEKINSLTGK; translated from the coding sequence ATGTATGTAAAAGGAAAAAAAGTTTTTGCAAAAGTTACAAACATTACACCGTTTGGTGCATTTTGTGAATTAAAAAATGCTGCTGGATTAATCCACATTAGTGAGATTTCAGATTACTATGTAAGAGATATCAAAGAATTTGTTAATATTGGTGACAATGTTGAAGTAGAGGTACTAGACTATGACCCAGTTAAGAAACAAGTAAAATTAAGTTATAAAAATTGCAGACCTGAATTATTGAAAAAGAATAATAGTCAAATTCAAGAAACAGGAGTAGGATTCCAAATGTTAAGTGAAAAAATTAATTCACTAACAGGTAAATAA
- a CDS encoding DUF2649 family protein, which produces MDWNTFLQRIYQGLLQIFYFIPKTKIDNFVGGSIDNTTYAVIMIGVWLVVFFLIWLSIFILYKTIRLVV; this is translated from the coding sequence ATGGACTGAAATACTTTTTTGCAACGAATATATCAAGGACTTTTGCAGATTTTTTATTTTATTCCAAAAACTAAAATTGATAACTTTGTTGGTGGTTCTATTGATAATACTACTTATGCAGTGATTATGATAGGTGTTTGATTAGTAGTATTTTTCTTAATTTGATTATCAATATTTATTTTATATAAAACAATTAGATTGGTGGTGTAG
- a CDS encoding DUF2649 family protein, with product MHIFLFIDKTNIESITMWNLMKNEYLTLMVGVWIVILFLTLFFLWIVVKIVGY from the coding sequence ATTCATATATTTTTGTTTATAGATAAAACGAATATTGAAAGTATTACAATGTGGAATTTAATGAAAAATGAATATTTAACTTTAATGGTTGGTGTTTGAATTGTGATTTTGTTTTTAACTTTGTTTTTCTTGTGAATAGTTGTTAAGATAGTTGGGTATTAA
- a CDS encoding arginine deiminase has protein sequence MTEKYGINVYSEIGNLKTVLLHRPGDELANLSPDLLERLLFDDTPDLVVAQKEHDFFAQTFRNLGVEVLYIEKLVSEVLDTDSKMRQELLEQFLKESGAKEEYISKLRTYLGKLDNQALVNKMIAGVTKYELRVEITDNYPLAVDPMPNILFQRDPFVSIGNGATIHKMFTVTRNRETLFSDVVLRHHSRFKGKINFWYDRNEKETLEGGDILVLNAKTLIIGVSQRTSMEAIKIVTKNLIENDSVSYEKVIALDLKTKNRAFMHLDTVFTNIDYDKFIAHPLIFEAMGEFKIFEITKNGVKEIKETIKDYLSEEVGKPVQIFKCGGEDPIAQAREQWNDGTNVITIRPGEVIAYSRNQITIEILKQAGVKVHVIDSAELSRGRGGPRCMSMPIWREDI, from the coding sequence ATGACAGAAAAATATGGTATTAATGTTTATTCAGAAATAGGTAATTTAAAAACAGTATTGTTACATCGCCCTGGTGATGAATTAGCTAACTTATCACCAGATTTATTGGAACGATTATTGTTTGATGATACACCAGATTTAGTAGTTGCGCAAAAAGAACATGACTTTTTTGCGCAAACTTTTAGGAACTTAGGTGTTGAGGTGTTGTATATTGAAAAATTAGTCTCTGAAGTTTTAGACACTGATTCAAAAATGCGGCAAGAATTACTAGAACAGTTTTTAAAAGAATCTGGTGCAAAAGAAGAATACATTAGTAAGTTACGTACTTATTTAGGAAAATTAGATAATCAAGCCCTTGTTAATAAAATGATAGCAGGGGTAACAAAATATGAGTTAAGAGTAGAAATTACAGATAATTATCCGCTAGCGGTTGATCCAATGCCAAATATTCTATTCCAACGTGATCCATTTGTATCAATTGGAAATGGAGCAACTATTCATAAAATGTTTACGGTTACTAGAAATCGTGAAACATTATTTTCTGATGTTGTTTTAAGACATCACTCCCGTTTTAAAGGAAAAATTAATTTTTGATATGATCGTAATGAAAAAGAAACTTTAGAAGGTGGAGACATTTTAGTTTTAAATGCAAAAACATTAATTATTGGTGTTTCACAAAGAACATCAATGGAAGCTATTAAAATAGTAACAAAAAATCTAATTGAGAATGATTCAGTTAGTTATGAAAAAGTTATTGCATTAGATTTAAAAACAAAAAATCGTGCTTTTATGCATTTAGATACTGTTTTTACTAATATTGATTATGATAAATTTATCGCACATCCATTAATTTTTGAAGCAATGGGTGAGTTTAAAATTTTTGAAATTACAAAAAATGGAGTTAAAGAAATTAAAGAAACAATTAAAGATTATTTATCAGAAGAAGTTGGTAAGCCAGTTCAAATTTTTAAATGTGGTGGAGAAGATCCAATTGCACAGGCAAGAGAACAATGAAATGATGGGACAAATGTTATTACAATTCGTCCTGGTGAAGTGATTGCCTATTCAAGAAATCAAATTACAATTGAAATTTTAAAACAAGCTGGTGTTAAAGTGCACGTTATTGATTCAGCTGAATTATCACGTGGACGTGGAGGACCTCGTTGTATGTCAATGCCAATTTGAAGAGAGGATATATAA
- a CDS encoding rolling circle replication-associated protein gives MNVNINPYNRLTGEVLYRPYIDSSNFINQKYYVKKVYYGPYIKTIVLPLECINKFGKGNPTGIKNIGENETKLLNSRVRSQANCIRKAIHNFSGCKNMGFLTLTYAENVQDIKKANHHFRLFIRRLNYYFSKYKKNKYKDLKYLVAYEYQNRGAVHFHIIFSEYIPNKVVRKCWPYGYNKNLPVETGTNEFISKYVAKYIVKAQSEEKSKNIYDLNIKAYRFSANCTDPIVKVGVIEMCEMELIASLKGTKHNFMFNNKDGYLMGVSIDSDWNKDYFWQMEEYVPYDKKIFRFFHKISDLDRYRIRKKYDKYINLGKQRYIKKSTFQMESTSCAV, from the coding sequence ATGAATGTAAATATAAATCCTTATAATCGTTTGACGGGAGAGGTTCTATATAGGCCTTATATTGATAGTAGTAATTTTATTAATCAAAAATATTATGTTAAAAAAGTATATTATGGACCTTATATTAAAACGATTGTATTACCCTTAGAATGTATTAATAAATTTGGTAAAGGAAATCCAACTGGGATTAAAAATATTGGTGAAAATGAGACTAAATTATTAAATAGTCGTGTTCGCTCACAAGCAAATTGTATTCGTAAAGCAATTCACAATTTTAGTGGTTGTAAAAATATGGGTTTTTTAACTTTAACTTATGCTGAAAATGTCCAAGATATTAAAAAAGCGAATCATCATTTTAGATTATTTATTAGGAGATTAAATTATTATTTTTCTAAATATAAGAAAAATAAATATAAAGATTTAAAATATCTTGTTGCTTATGAATATCAAAATCGCGGAGCAGTTCACTTTCATATTATATTTAGTGAATATATCCCTAATAAAGTAGTTAGAAAGTGTTGACCTTATGGATATAATAAAAATTTACCAGTTGAAACCGGTACAAATGAATTTATTAGTAAATATGTTGCTAAATACATTGTAAAAGCACAAAGTGAAGAAAAAAGTAAAAATATTTATGACTTAAATATCAAGGCATATCGTTTTAGTGCTAATTGTACCGACCCTATTGTTAAAGTTGGTGTTATTGAAATGTGCGAAATGGAATTAATTGCTTCATTAAAAGGGACAAAACATAATTTTATGTTTAATAATAAAGATGGTTATTTAATGGGTGTTAGCATTGATAGTGATTGAAATAAAGACTATTTTTGACAAATGGAAGAATATGTTCCATATGATAAAAAAATATTTCGGTTTTTTCATAAAATATCTGATTTAGATAGATACCGAATACGGAAAAAATATGATAAATACATTAATTTAGGTAAACAAAGGTACATTAAAAAAAGTACCTTCCAAATGGAAAGTACTAGTTGTGCAGTATAG
- a CDS encoding spiroplasma phage ORF1-like family protein: MRKRLLDIFIIFYLIFGWIFLFCSVTTINYISYVCKVETRNNDSFSDLTYAKANEYDFQSTLMLRQDYFMQGLDPSNYAFSFGVETPFIPNVSADKNDSNYWFNKIKNTAWDYLLSWNSAGIFNGAMGRLIIDYKTPNKLLDIFIYKNNIKYEFTFNWEIIEYLFMPIIANQSYKHFDMNYLVLNFNYKELINMDILKKSNSNYFVNDVKQNFYSLDNLFQILDYFYSNVLRVIFDISNFREFIYFTSHNGNLGFVFFVKNGFLLYPKSMVFNILRFPDTDIYYLKPQVQLYNAYTINSTNDYFSYYSNWNYKTDILPSNNDKWTQSIKLLDMTDRTKYQGFNVIRFNTTRLTEDRSISINGFNFSLYNATDWNNEINSGDIWKIPYKSCSWYNIACHIQNAAIWIVNNLPGMKEIYKFVNGIVHVFSNVSELFNNISNLFAFDITFNIMLSSILVLAMVNGLLRYF; this comes from the coding sequence ATGCGAAAACGATTATTAGATATATTTATTATTTTTTATTTAATATTTGGCTGAATATTTCTTTTTTGTAGTGTTACAACTATAAATTATATTAGTTATGTTTGTAAAGTAGAAACAAGAAATAATGATAGTTTTAGTGATTTAACTTATGCAAAAGCAAATGAATATGATTTTCAGTCTACTTTAATGCTACGACAAGATTATTTTATGCAAGGTTTAGACCCTAGTAATTATGCATTTAGTTTTGGTGTTGAAACTCCTTTTATTCCAAATGTAAGTGCTGATAAAAATGATAGTAATTATTGATTTAATAAAATTAAAAATACTGCATGAGATTATTTATTAAGTTGAAATTCAGCCGGTATTTTTAATGGTGCTATGGGTAGATTAATAATAGATTATAAAACGCCAAATAAATTGTTAGATATTTTTATTTATAAAAACAATATAAAATATGAATTTACTTTTAATTGAGAAATTATAGAATATTTATTTATGCCGATTATTGCCAATCAAAGTTATAAACATTTTGATATGAATTATTTAGTTTTAAATTTTAATTATAAAGAATTGATTAATATGGATATTCTTAAAAAATCTAACAGTAATTATTTTGTTAATGATGTTAAACAAAATTTTTATTCGTTGGATAATTTATTTCAAATTTTAGATTATTTTTATTCTAATGTTTTAAGAGTTATATTTGATATTTCTAATTTTAGAGAATTTATTTATTTTACATCTCATAATGGTAATTTAGGTTTTGTATTTTTTGTAAAAAATGGTTTTTTATTATATCCAAAATCAATGGTTTTTAATATTTTAAGATTTCCTGATACAGATATTTATTATTTAAAACCACAAGTGCAATTATATAATGCTTATACGATAAATAGTACTAATGATTATTTTTCTTATTATTCAAATTGAAATTATAAGACTGATATTTTACCTTCTAATAATGATAAATGAACTCAATCAATAAAATTATTAGATATGACAGATAGAACAAAATATCAAGGTTTTAATGTAATTAGATTTAATACAACTAGATTAACAGAGGATAGGTCTATTTCAATTAATGGTTTTAATTTTAGTCTTTATAATGCCACTGATTGAAATAATGAAATTAATAGTGGTGATATTTGAAAAATACCTTATAAAAGTTGTAGTTGATATAATATTGCTTGTCATATTCAAAATGCAGCAATTTGGATTGTAAATAATTTGCCTGGTATGAAAGAAATTTATAAATTTGTTAATGGAATAGTACATGTGTTTAGTAATGTTTCTGAATTGTTTAATAATATTAGTAATTTATTTGCTTTTGATATTACATTTAATATTATGTTAAGTTCTATATTGGTTTTAGCAATGGTTAATGGACTTTTACGCTATTTTTAG
- the topA gene encoding type I DNA topoisomerase → MAQTLVIMESPTKTKAVEKYLGENYLVLSSEGHIRNLSTKGQYGLGVDIKTFEPSYKMERGKKEIIKKLKQEAKAADLIILATDPDREGEAIAYHLNEVLNCGEKSRRVRFNEITKEAVLEAFQHQTDLDMNLVHSQETRRILDRFIGFRLSKLLQKKIKSKSAGRVQSVALKLVVEREKEWQNFVPEEYWTVEGLYKKAVVKLTKFKDYKIELKVEADVLKVKKALKKDFVVVQIKESEKQRKSPNPHTTSTMLQEASSKMGFASNKTSLIAQQLYEGIKVKDNITGFITYPRTDSIRLSDKFVQDAFDYITIKYGTEYLGGVKTQPKNKKNVQDAHEAIRPTDLTMTPEAAKEYLSRDQIRLYKIIYNRSLASLMANAKLLSKAIILDNNNYEFRMTGSTIQFDGFLKCYFLEGNEEIVKLPMLKPNQIINLNELYGIQHFTKPPSHYSEAKLIKTLEEIGVGRPSTYAPIMQTLKDRGYIIVENKAIKATEKGILTSDKLQEYFSDIINETYTSTIEKSLDMIAHGDAEPKPLLKEFWERFEPRIEATMELMEEIPVEKSGIECPECGNDLVYRYGKYGKFIACSGFPKCHYIHQTGPKFGPCPECGVGEIILKFNKRRQRFKACTNYPNCNYTDSYKEEKTEQEENNSENNGLYRINLLK, encoded by the coding sequence ATGGCACAGACGCTGGTAATAATGGAGTCCCCAACTAAAACAAAAGCAGTTGAAAAATATCTTGGCGAAAATTATTTAGTTTTATCATCAGAAGGACATATTCGTAATTTATCAACAAAAGGTCAGTATGGGTTAGGAGTAGATATTAAAACTTTTGAACCAAGTTATAAAATGGAACGTGGAAAAAAAGAAATTATTAAAAAATTAAAACAAGAAGCCAAAGCAGCAGATTTGATTATTCTAGCAACCGACCCTGATCGAGAAGGAGAAGCAATTGCTTATCATTTAAATGAAGTTTTAAATTGTGGTGAGAAATCTCGCCGTGTTCGCTTTAATGAAATTACAAAAGAAGCAGTGTTAGAGGCATTTCAACATCAAACAGATTTAGATATGAATTTAGTTCATTCACAAGAAACTCGACGAATTTTAGACCGTTTTATTGGTTTTCGCTTAAGCAAATTGTTACAGAAAAAGATTAAGTCAAAATCAGCTGGACGAGTACAATCGGTTGCTTTAAAGTTAGTTGTTGAACGAGAAAAAGAATGGCAAAACTTTGTGCCGGAGGAATATTGGACTGTTGAAGGATTATATAAAAAGGCAGTTGTTAAATTAACAAAATTTAAGGATTATAAAATTGAATTAAAAGTAGAAGCAGATGTTCTAAAAGTTAAAAAAGCTTTAAAAAAAGATTTTGTTGTTGTTCAAATTAAAGAAAGTGAAAAACAACGAAAATCACCGAATCCACATACTACTTCAACAATGTTACAAGAAGCAAGTAGTAAAATGGGTTTTGCTTCAAATAAAACATCATTAATCGCTCAGCAATTATACGAAGGAATTAAAGTTAAAGATAATATTACTGGATTTATAACATATCCGCGTACAGATTCAATTCGATTAAGTGATAAGTTTGTTCAGGATGCTTTTGACTATATTACAATTAAATATGGAACAGAATATTTAGGTGGAGTTAAAACACAACCAAAAAATAAAAAAAATGTGCAAGATGCTCATGAAGCAATTCGTCCAACTGATTTAACAATGACACCAGAAGCGGCAAAAGAATATTTAAGTCGTGATCAAATACGTTTATATAAAATTATTTATAATCGTTCGTTAGCTAGTTTAATGGCGAATGCAAAGTTATTAAGTAAAGCAATTATTTTAGATAATAATAATTATGAATTTCGGATGACAGGAAGTACGATTCAATTTGATGGGTTTTTAAAATGTTATTTTTTAGAAGGTAATGAAGAAATTGTAAAGTTGCCAATGTTAAAACCAAATCAAATTATTAATTTAAATGAATTATATGGAATTCAACATTTTACTAAACCACCGAGTCATTACTCTGAAGCGAAATTAATTAAGACATTAGAGGAAATTGGGGTTGGACGTCCATCAACTTATGCACCAATTATGCAAACATTAAAAGATCGTGGTTATATTATTGTAGAAAACAAAGCAATTAAAGCAACTGAAAAAGGGATTTTAACAAGTGATAAATTACAAGAATATTTTAGTGATATTATTAACGAAACATACACTTCAACAATTGAAAAAAGTTTGGATATGATTGCACACGGTGACGCAGAACCAAAACCATTATTAAAAGAATTTTGAGAACGATTTGAGCCACGCATTGAAGCAACAATGGAATTAATGGAAGAAATCCCAGTTGAGAAGTCGGGGATTGAATGTCCAGAATGTGGAAATGATTTGGTATATCGGTATGGAAAATACGGTAAATTTATTGCATGTTCAGGGTTTCCAAAATGTCATTATATTCATCAGACTGGTCCAAAATTTGGTCCTTGTCCAGAATGTGGCGTTGGTGAAATTATTTTGAAATTTAATAAGCGACGTCAACGTTTTAAGGCGTGTACTAATTATCCAAATTGTAATTACACTGATTCATATAAAGAAGAAAAGACTGAACAAGAAGAAAATAATAGCGAAAATAACGGATTGTATCGAATTAATTTATTAAAATAA
- the argF gene encoding ornithine carbamoyltransferase: MAVNLKGRSFLTLLDFTQREIYYLLDLSRQLKEAKYAGTEQKPLAAKSVALLFAKDSTRTRCAFEVGAFDLGMHPVYLGPSGSQMGKKESIEDTAKVLGRMFDGIQFRGFKQTDVEALAKYSGVPVWNGLTDEFHPTQMLADILTLQEEKGQRNMKGLKFVYFGDSRFNMANSYMVVSAKLGMHFVACAPKDLWPNAELLKKVQAIAKEHGGSITLTEDHKTAAKDADAIATDVWVSMGEDPAVWVKRIKDLTPYQVTMEKMKQAKEDAIFLHCLPSFHDGNTYTAQQVIKQFGGTGELEVTDEVFQSKYSRVFEEAENRLHTIKAVMLATIRG; the protein is encoded by the coding sequence ATGGCTGTAAATTTAAAAGGAAGAAGTTTTTTAACTTTATTAGATTTCACGCAAAGAGAAATCTATTATTTATTAGATTTATCAAGACAATTGAAAGAAGCAAAATATGCTGGAACTGAGCAAAAACCATTAGCTGCAAAATCTGTTGCTTTATTATTTGCAAAAGATTCAACACGAACAAGATGTGCTTTTGAAGTCGGAGCATTTGATTTAGGAATGCACCCTGTTTATTTAGGACCAAGTGGTAGCCAAATGGGAAAAAAAGAATCAATTGAAGATACTGCAAAAGTATTAGGAAGAATGTTTGATGGAATTCAATTTCGTGGGTTTAAACAAACTGATGTTGAAGCATTAGCAAAATATTCAGGTGTTCCAGTATGAAATGGATTAACTGATGAATTTCACCCAACACAAATGTTAGCTGATATTTTAACATTGCAAGAAGAAAAAGGACAACGCAATATGAAAGGACTAAAATTTGTTTATTTTGGTGATTCTCGCTTTAATATGGCAAATAGTTATATGGTTGTTAGTGCTAAATTAGGAATGCATTTTGTTGCTTGTGCGCCAAAGGATTTATGACCAAATGCAGAATTATTGAAAAAAGTACAAGCAATTGCAAAAGAACATGGTGGGTCAATTACGTTAACTGAAGACCATAAAACAGCGGCAAAAGATGCTGATGCAATTGCCACTGATGTTTGAGTATCAATGGGAGAAGATCCTGCTGTTTGAGTAAAAAGAATTAAGGATTTAACACCATATCAAGTAACAATGGAAAAAATGAAACAAGCAAAAGAAGATGCAATCTTTTTACATTGTTTACCAAGTTTCCATGATGGAAATACGTATACTGCGCAACAAGTTATTAAACAATTTGGTGGAACTGGTGAATTAGAAGTTACTGATGAAGTTTTCCAATCAAAATATTCACGTGTTTTTGAAGAAGCAGAAAATCGTTTACATACTATTAAAGCAGTAATGCTAGCAACAATTCGTGGCTAG
- the arcC gene encoding carbamate kinase, translating to MARIVVALGGNALGNSPSEQQEIVKDTAKAMVDIIENGDELIIAHGNGPQVGMIKNVFDEAAHVNNKIPIMPFPECGAMSQAYIGYHLQNAILNELNKRKIKKNVVTIVTQVEVDQKDPAFNNPTKPIGAFYREAEAKALAEKNGFTVKEDAGRGWRRVIASPEPIDIVEKEIIEDLIKQGHIVITVGGGGIPVVKTGAAYQGVPAVIDKDFASAKLAELIKADKLMILTAVEKVAINYGKPNQQSLDVLTLTAAEKYITENQFAPGSMLPKVQAAMKFASSGSQKIAIIAELAQVKAALAGKAGTKISK from the coding sequence ATGGCAAGAATAGTTGTTGCGTTAGGAGGAAACGCATTAGGAAATTCCCCCAGTGAACAACAAGAAATTGTAAAAGATACTGCGAAGGCAATGGTTGACATCATTGAAAATGGTGATGAATTAATTATTGCGCACGGGAATGGACCACAAGTTGGAATGATTAAGAATGTTTTTGATGAAGCAGCCCATGTTAATAATAAAATTCCAATTATGCCATTTCCCGAATGTGGAGCAATGTCACAAGCCTATATTGGTTATCATTTGCAAAATGCAATTTTAAATGAATTAAATAAACGTAAAATTAAGAAAAATGTTGTAACAATTGTAACACAAGTTGAAGTTGACCAGAAAGATCCTGCTTTTAATAATCCAACAAAGCCAATTGGTGCGTTTTATCGTGAAGCAGAGGCAAAAGCATTAGCTGAAAAAAATGGCTTTACTGTTAAGGAAGATGCTGGACGAGGATGACGCCGAGTAATTGCATCACCAGAACCAATTGATATTGTTGAAAAAGAAATTATCGAAGATTTAATTAAGCAAGGACATATTGTAATTACCGTTGGTGGTGGAGGTATTCCCGTTGTGAAAACAGGGGCTGCTTATCAAGGAGTTCCTGCTGTTATTGATAAAGATTTTGCTAGCGCAAAGTTAGCAGAATTAATTAAAGCTGATAAATTGATGATTTTAACAGCGGTAGAAAAAGTTGCAATCAACTATGGAAAACCTAACCAACAATCATTAGATGTTTTAACTTTAACTGCAGCAGAAAAATATATTACAGAGAATCAATTTGCGCCAGGTAGTATGTTACCAAAAGTACAAGCTGCAATGAAGTTTGCTAGTTCTGGGTCGCAAAAAATAGCAATCATTGCTGAATTAGCACAAGTTAAAGCAGCATTAGCTGGTAAAGCTGGTACAAAAATTAGTAAGTAA